The sequence AGACAGATCGTCGATACAGGAGTGAAGCGAGATGAGCATCACTTTGGGGATGGGTTTACGTCTAATGCTCCTATGGATATAGAGTGTGAAGTTGATACGTTGATAGGGGATCAAAGTATCTTCGCTGAGGATGTTACAGCGCTAGAACATGATGATCCTGATGCTGCGATGGAGTCTGTGAAGGATGAAACAGTACTGAAGTCTTTGCAGGATGATGCAACACTGGAGTCTGAATCAGAGGAAATAAGCAAGTATAAGAGCCGTGGCAATCATTCTCAGGTCCAACAACAGATGAGGCAACGAGAGAAACAAGGGTTTCATAAGGTTCGGTTCAAGGTTAGACTTCGCAGAAGCTGTAAAGTACCAGCTGAGAAGGTGACAAAAGATGGGGAACTTTTCAAGCTGGAGAAATCAGAATTGCTTCACAAAGGAAGAAAGTATACAAGAAAGCTTATGGTCAGATGGTACTATTATAAGGTTAGGAAGCGAGTTAAGATGCTTGGAGCCGTGGAAACGGGGTTCAAATGTCTCTTGAAAGCTGGGACTGAAGCAGGCTATAAGGCCAAAATCATTGTTTCTCCTGTGGGCGTTATGCTTCCTGTGGGCGTGATGCTTCCTGAGACGGTAGAAGTTCGAAGATCTCAGGTTCAGGAGTGGAACTATAAGGTGAGGAAACGCAGGTTATGGAGAAAAGACATAGTCTCTTCCACCAGGGCTGAATCTATGAGTCATATGAAAGGTGCAAGGATGTTCTTAGGTGTAAGAACAGATGGACGAGAACAACGAGCTGTGGGAGAAGAGCACCTTACATCAAAGGGCAGTGGAGAATTTGAGATTGGTTTATATCCTTGGGGTCATGATGAGATGCAGGAAGATACATGGGAGTTTGAGATAGAAATTACGGACCAGAAGCAATCCATTCTTATGGTTAAAAAGTCAATGGAGACGTGGGCTAAGGAATCAAATTTTGGTCAAGCTGAGTGTTTGAGAGTAGTTGACAGTTATTGTGAAGGTGGTGGTGCTGGTAGCCAGTATCCTAACGTCAATGGCAACCGTGTGTGGAATCCTGGAGTTCTATTGGTTGAAGAAGACAAGAGCTATAGCAGTGTTATAGCTGAGAAGTTGTGGATTTCTGAGTTGTACATCGAGGTCAAGCGTGGGGATGTTCGAGGTCTTAAGAGATCACTAGCGAGTCAAAAGGTAAATTCAAGTGATGGGGTTAAGATCATGGGGTCAGCTTTTGTCTCCTTCAGCCTTGAGGACAAGACTGTTCTTCTACCGGGGAGAACGCTCAGGCTCTGTGGTGAGAAAATAATGAAGAAACAATAGACTTACAAGAACACGCCATTACTACCTTCGGTATTTACATACGGAACGTTTTTATCACCAAGGCCACCAGAGTTAGAAAAGCGCAAAGGTGAGCAACTGAGAGAAGTACAAGGATGGCTGGAACGTGCATTGCAGGCTGGAGGACAGGAAACGCAGAGAAGGGTTTATAAGAAGCGGCTAAGGCCGAGATGGGTTCTTGCTCAGGTAATAGGAAAACTTGACAAGCTGAGTTTGGCAGAAGCATGTAAAGGAACTTATGCATGGTTATCATACACTGATGCGGTGGTTGGAGATGTATGGGATATCACATTACCTATTGAGAAGTGCAGGTTTCCACAGTTGTTTCAAGACGAGACAGGAGTGAATAACAAGAAGAAAACTGAGACTGTGAAAGTGGTTCAAGTGACTGGAAATTCATTGCTTGGCTCTAAGAAGCTCACTTGCGGATCTGAAGAACATATAGAATTTGAGCCAGAAGAGTCTTCTGTTTTGGATAAGCCTACTCCAACGAAATATTCAACTCTTATGTGGCTGCTGCAAAACGTTTTCAAGAGTGATGTGAAAGCAAATTTGGTGATCAAGAGAAACACTCGTGATGGTGAACAGGAGCTACAAGAGAAAATGTCCAGCATGATCACTATTGTCAAGTTGGTCTATTCTCAGTCCACAGACATGATGGAGTGCTTTCACACTTTAAGACCTCCAGAGCAGTTAGTCTGTGTACCATTTATTCTGCTCACTGGAATCAGGAATCAACTCACCAAACGGAAGTTCTTGACACAAAGGCAATGATTACAAAATGGTTTATCTCATTGCCAACTTGAGGACAAGTCGGATCTCTAACGGGGGAGTATTGATAAGTCTCCAAATGGGCTTTAAGTGGGCTTCGGGGATGAAGTAAATCAAGAAAAGCCCAAGTCTATTATTTACTTGTCATTATATAAGTCTACTTTGTCTTTGTAAGAAACTATCGATTACGATCATCAAATCAAACTGGGTAAATCCCTAATTTCTACCtctatctcttctcttctccctTTGCTCTTCATCATTTCTCCCTCCCTTTCTGTTCTACAGATTCGATCCTTCCAGGATCTTATCACAGTGGTCATTAGCAGAGGTGGCAGCGGCGGTCGTGAGAGGAGGAGGCAGAGAGGACAGAGGAGGCGGAGAAGAGGCACGTGATGGAGGCTGCTTAGGTTTAGTTATTGATTAACTAGGTTTAGGTTAATTAGGTTTGGTTTAATgtgtattaattattttttttggtttaagttTCTATGGTTTATTGTTTCTATGGTTTAATGTGTAAACCGATAATAAATTGTAAACCAATATTAAGTATTTAATtctacaattaaaaaataaaattttgaagatcGCGAAAGCTAAGACCTCCCTCCTCCTTAGATTTACATACTTTATCCCAAGAGAACCAATGTATACCTCTTTTATTGTTACCACTACCCCACCAGAAGTGAGAAATTGCCCCTGTAATTTTCTTTATAACTGTTTTTGGTAATCTGTAACAAGACATAGTATGATTTGGCATTGTCGACGCCACTGAATTTATCATCACCTCTTTTCCACCCTTAGTTAGGAACCGGACCGTCCAACTGTTCACCTTATTATTTACTCGTTCatttaaaaaaccaaaaatttgtgTTTTAGATCCACCCAAACTTTCTGGTATTCCCAAATAATTTCCCATACCACCCAATTTAGTTATGCCCAGTTTATTTTGAATTTCCACCCTTTGTGACTCTGGTACCTTATGACCAAATTGCAAAGatgatttatcaaaatttatcagTTGGCCCGACACAGCTTCATAGTCTTTGAGAAGCTTGAGGATAACATCACATTCAATCACATTTGCcttacaaaaaaacaaactatcATCCGCAAAGAGCAAATGTGAGACCGCAGGTCCTCCTCGCGATATTTTAAGCCCTGTTAACCTTTtatctctctcctctttcttaATATTTGCAATAAGAGCTTCTGTacataaaatgaataaatacGGAGATAGGGGATCCCCTTGTCTCAAACCCCTTTCTGGAATAATGCTTCCTTTAGGTTGACCGTTAAGTAAGACCTTATAAGAAACCGAAGAAATGCATGTCATCACCCTGGCAACCCAGACCGAACAAAACCCCATTTTGAATAATAACCGCTCCATAAAGGACCATTCTACCCTGTCATAAGCTTTACTCATATCTGTTTTTATTgccataaatttttctttacatGCCTTATTCGTTCGCAGTCCATGAAACATCTCCTGagcaataagaatattatctgaAATTAACCTTCCTGAGACAAATGCCGATTGGGTTTCTGATATAAGATTTGgcaataaaatttttaatcgCTGACACAAAACCTTGGATATAATTTTGTAGCCGACATTACAAAGACTAATAGGCCTCAACTCCGTCATCCTATTTGGCCTTACTGTTTTAGGAATAAGGCAAATATTTGTCATATTTAGCCGATCATCAAAACTTCCCGAGCTAAGGAAGTCATTAACCATATTAACCACATCCATCTTAATTACTGACCAAGATTGCTGATAAAATAAAGCCGTCATCCCATCTGGGCCAGGAGCTTTTTCAGGATGCATCATGAATAGAGCCGTTCTGACTTCCTCCTCAGAAGCCAGAGCTGTGAGCCTACGATTCTGTACATCTGTTACCAACTGGGGAACTTCCGCTAGAAAGCTATCAAACTCCGAAGGTGAGGTAGAGTGGAACAAATCCTTGAAATATTTCACCGCCACTCCTTCAATGTCAGCTTCAGAGTTAATCCAGTCCCCATCCTCATTGTATAGACCAATAATTCTATTCTGTATACGCCTCTGTTTGGTCAAAGCATGATAAAATTTTGTGTTCCTATCTCCACATGTATGCCACAGAGTCCTACTCTTTTGTTCCCAGTATAATTCCTCATCTCGATATGCTTCTTTTAATTTTCGGGAAACTTCAACCACCTCTTCATAAGATTTCGTCATATCGTTTTGAACTTCCTCCAGAGCCTTCTCTAGGGTATCAATTTTTTCTTTCCCATAAGATGGATTATCCTTTCTCCAAACCGAAATCTCATGTCGACAATTATGGATCTTATCTACTATACTCCTTCGTCCTCCACCTCTCTGGGAGCCCCACCCACGTTCAATAGATTCCATCAATCCATCCTGCCCaatccatctcttatcaaacCTGAATTGCCGCCGAAATTTTAGTACTTTATCTTCTATCGAAGCCACAATCGGCCTATGATCAGAACTAATCATGCCCAAATATTGAACAAAAGAGCAAGGAAATAGATTATGCCACTCATTATTTGCCAATGCTCTATCCAAACGACACTTAACATCATGTCCACCTCTTCGTCCGCTCCAAGAAAGAGTATTTCCAAGACTTGGAAATTCCATCAGACCACAATTTTCTATCATATTGTTGAATTGTATAAACGAATCCGCATGTCTAAGAGCTCCTCCCTGTTTCTCATGATTACCCGTGATCTCATTTAAATCGCCAATAATAAACCAGGGTTCATCCCTTGAAATTCTTAATCTTGTAAGCCTCTCCCAGACTTGATCtcttaaattttggtttggttcaccgtaaacaaatgaaagaaaaatgcGCTTTCCTTTATATTCTGTCTCGACATCTATAATTCTATTACTCGAGGAAATAATATCGACCTTGTAAGTAGAATCATAAAATAAAGCCAGACCACCACTTCTCCCAATAGGATCAACCGTATGAAGATGAGAATACCCGAAATGAAATTGAAAAGATTGCACAAATTCGAATTTCTGTTTAGTTTccgagagaaaaagaaaagctgGTCTATGTTTCCCCcaaatttttctcaaataacTAATAGTCCATTTACTGCCCATgcctcgacagttccaacttAAGATTTTCATGTATCCGAACGCTTAAATAATATAGCCATCACCTCTGCTGTTAAAGATTGGCAAAGGGGCATCATATAATCACCGAACCATTTCCAAACATTCTGaaaattaataacaaaccaTATACAATGTAAAAACATCCAAGACCAAACACCcggcagagagagagagccacCAAAAAATTCTTCATCGTTCAAAACAAAATGTCCAAAAtccaataaaagaaaacaatgcATGCTCATCACCCAATCCATCTTATCTTTGGAGGACCAAATCTCCACACAAAAAtcatagaaatattttatttttacagaaACTGTAACTCTGCAAACAAGGAAAGAAGCCGATAGAGTCTTCCAATCATCAAGGCACCTGATCTGCATCTGCAAATTTTTCAAATCCCTTCGCCAGAGCACAACCATAGAAAGCCAGAGGAAGCAAACCACCTGATATTCAACTGGAGAAAACCTGTTCTTTATACAGCTCAAAACCAACCAGTACCCATTGCACCAATTCAAATGTTTCATTACAAGCTGGAGAAGTTGATGTTCCTTAATAATATCAATAAACATCGTAATGGCAAAATGCCTTGTCCAGAAAAGAAACATTCCGTTACACTGCAGAAGTAGAACGCTCCAAATAGACCCAGTAACACAACTCCATAGCCACCACCAATGtgctaaattatattttaaaacaaaaagatgaaaCCCAACATACCTCGTTTCTTTTTCAATATATTGCCATCTACCATCTGAAAGCCCCATAATCCAGGAAGACAGAGTCCTATGCTCAGGTTGACACCTCGCCATATAAATATACATGTCCCCATAACTTACAAGTGACAAGATATCCGTAGGATAACCCATCCTTAACAACCCCGTAAAAGAAAAGCTAAAAACCACTGAAAATAAATCCAATTTATTATTCCAACACCCTGAAGACGTCAGAGGAAAACCATAACGAGGAAACAAAGATAATACAGCAATAAAATCATGGGAACTACTAACTCTTTCCCAACACATATTCATTAAGTTTTAAGACCTTAAAAACTCTTTAGTTCTGATCAGGAACAGGCTTAACTGGAGCCTTCTTTGGGGGTAGTGCACCCTTCTCCCCCACCTTGCTACCATGCTTAACAGTATGCTTCTTCCTTGGGGAGACGACACTCTGCACCAATCTCTTCTTAAGAGAGCCTCCCATAGCAGCTCCATTAACTTTCCCCTGCTTCTTCTTATTAGCACCTCCACGTTCCTTGCCTTCGACCGCACTCAAGACCTCCTGAGTTTCTGTCTCCATCAGTTGATCATCCTCCTCCACGTCGAAATCAGCCTCGGCAAAAACCTCATCACCCACATGTTCAGAGCCATCCTGCTCCCCAGCCTCAGTAAGCGCTGCATCACCAGTTAACTCTGAATATGTTTCTTCAGACAGACCCTCCATCTCCTCAATCTTCTCTCCCTCACTCTCCTCTTTATTAAGATCCTTCTGCTTATCAGCGCCATGACTGTCAGGGAGGAGTTTCTCCTCCAATGCCTTAGGGTCCTCCTCTCCCACCCTTACACCCTCTATACCACTCGCAACATCTGTACCACCCAATCCTTCCATAGCAGTTACGGAGATGTTTCCTTCAAAGGTGAGAGCCTTACGAGCCGTGGAAGCTGATACATGGTTTGTCTCTTCACTCTTGCCGCTCCTAAAGGCATCGAGCATAAGTTTTTGTTGCTCGTCCAAGTTTTGCCCCATCTCTTGAGTGTTGAGATTTTTTAAACCCCGTGTATCCGTAGCGTACCTCATTGGAGCCTCTGATGGTGGGAACCGCCCAGTCTGCCTCAGATTCCTTGAGTAGCCCCCGTCTTGATCTCTGTACGACCTTTTAAACCCCGATTTACTATTGCCCTCATATTTGCTGTTATCAAAAGCAATACCCTTGCCCTTGTAGTCCCTGTTTCTCGGGACTTGATGGCCTTGCCTTCGGTTATTTCCATTCCCATCAACACCAAGCTCTCTTCCCTGTGATTCCACTGCTCCCTTGTAGCTCAACATGGCTGGGTCCTGCTCCGGTTGTGGAGGTTGCATCTCAGTCTCCTCGTCAGTACTCTTCTTCACCGTCGGACAATGAAACTGATCATGCCTCAAACTCGAGCAAATTCGACAGAACCCGTGCAGTTTCTCATACCTTAAAGCGATGGTTGATTCATCACCACTGTGGAACTTCGCAGTAACCGAAAAAACCAGAGGCTTGAAAGCGTCAATGATCACCCGAACCTTCCCTTCATCTAAGTCAATATCGTCATCTCCTCGGACCTCCCCCAGTGCCTCGCCTATGCTTTTGAAAGTTGATACAGCCCAAAAGTGCAGAGGGACACCAATGACACGAACCCAAAACGTTATCTTGGAAGGATAGTTCTCCTCCATCACCGGCTCCCAACGAACAACAGACAGCATCTAGTTATCAAAGTGAAAGGGCTCCTTCTTCATCACCTCAACAATGTCTTCCTCCTGGTCGAAATCGAACTGAAAACGTCCCAAGCCCAGATCTGCGCCCACCACTCTCTCATCGACATTCCAGATCTTTGGTAGATGGAACAGTAGCATCTTCATCTCCTGCTTGAAAGGATTCATGCATCTCCCAATCAACGTTTTTGAGTATTCAGCAATGAGAACTGAATTATCAAACTTTGGGATCGAGATCCTCAGTCCCATACTTGGGGCCTGCACCTTTTTACCACCAGACTTAACCATCCATTGCCCCTGAGTCATAGTTCtccaaaaacagagagaaaagaagaatgAAAAACTGATATCAGATTGGAAAAAGAGGAAGCAGAGAAGCTGAGAATGATGAAAACATAACACGTATTCTCTAGTATATATATGCCTTGAAACACAATCATTAACGACTCCCaagaaaatctttaaaatagaAACATATATCCTTCCGCATAAATTACTGGATATgaaaatattcacttttatcTGTACAATCGTACTAATATCCCCCTTCTGATATATTATATCTTCAAAATTCCCAAACCAGATTCTTCTAAACTCAAAATGGTAAAGAGTATAACTAATTGGGAATCCAAGAAAATTCCAACACACAAAACACATAAACATATGTGAACAAAATCTGTATCTCCTTTTTAATACTAAATCAATCAAGAATTTGCAGAATAATACCCTATTCAATCCCCAGAGAAAATATGAGATCTGATTCAATAAAAACCTTTTCCCCAGCTCAAACCAAGCGTACCTTGAAAGATCTATCAGATCAATCTGGCCATAAACTTTTCCACCAACTTCCTtgtctaaatttttaaaacctGTATCCGTCTCCCCTTTCCTTATCCATAGATCTGCTACAATCACaatcaacctgtttggtcaaggtattcacgagcttatcctgttcttccgaccttttttcataggtggcgaacatctttttaaactcctcgagagtcgcggcgttggcttgcgcgttggccgcagatacgtccgctaccggagtgtggagatcggtgccgctgcctccgttaaggggagtttgcacgttatccgcgtcgttggttgacatgtctgactgtgtgtggcttttgcgggttagattgatccgtaagtccccctccttctagcgccaaactgtgggaaccaaaattcgcactgtcgatttccgtttaaataaggaaactaagaaaaccctagtttcccagaggacccggatatctgttaattaccacacgtcaagcaatcagaacacgagaataacaacgataaaaataagaaatcgaaaagagagcaaagtagatcttattccgaatctgcgtatgagcgttacaacaaggtataagcctgggctcgagagctgtcggcgagattcctagttctagcaaccctaagacggctaaacctaattgagtcgcagctcgaaataacaaaaacggaaagttgcctaaatcgctctaagtgctaagtttgctctgaaaaaattctctccctctgctcctcgcctaggactccttatatactagctccaaggtcggtttacgcttttactcttctgcccttaagccgtcatataaaaatggagatattccatttttcccgatcttcacaattatcttcaaaacttccgtatttatccgcggaaacttgacatttatccttcctcgtgggccaagcgcgaaccatgctgtggttcacgggctttggttaagaaaaatcgtatgatgggcctcgagtcgtgttttaggtccctttgggccgtcttccgactcgacacgtttactacgagttttccgcggtttctaatccgcgaagtttgatcgatgaattagaataacgggaaacatggactgagcttgctacggtcttcgggagatagcattcgaaggtttgacgagaatgcaaggactggtgtcgtatcgatgttcggaaaggttcaatcgctacacagcgaccgaactttggctcgagcccggtcgctatgtagcgaccgagcgaaacgagtgctcggtcgctacgtagcgaccgagcttcggcttgagctcggtcgctacgtagcgaccgagcgggacgatcgctcggtcgctatgtagcgaccgagctttggctcgagctcggtcgctacgtagcgaccgagcgggacgatcgctcggtcgctacgtagcgaccgagcttggctgagctcggtcgctacgtagcgaccgagcgggacgatcgctcggtcgctacgtagcgaccaagcttggctgagctcggtcgcttcgtagcgaccgag comes from Brassica napus cultivar Da-Ae unplaced genomic scaffold, Da-Ae ScsIHWf_1382;HRSCAF=1961, whole genome shotgun sequence and encodes:
- the LOC125597175 gene encoding uncharacterized protein LOC125597175, whose product is MLSVVRWEPVMEENYPSKITFWVRVIGVPLHFWAVSTFKSIGEALGEVRGDDDIDLDEGKVRVIIDAFKPLVFSVTAKFHSGDESTIALRYEKLHGFCRICSSLRHDQFHCPTVKKSTDEETEMQPPQPEQDPAMLSYKGAVESQGRELGVDGNGNNRRQGHQVPRNRDYKGKGIAFDNSKYEGNSKSGFKRSYRDQDGGYSRNLRQTGRFPPSEAPMRYATDTRGLKNLNTQEMGQNLDEQQKLMLDAFRSGKSEETNHVSASTARKALTFEGNISVTAMEGLGGTDVASGIEGVRVGEEDPKALEEKLLPDSHGADKQKDLNKEESEGEKIEEMEGLSEETYSELTGDAALTEAGEQDGSEHVGDEVFAEADFDVEEDDQLMETETQEVLSAVEGKERGGANKKKQGKVNGAAMGGSLKKRLVQSVVSPRKKHTVKHGSKVGEKGALPPKKAPVKPVPDQN